The window ACAATGGATGAAATATAGGTGCATGTAAATAACAAATACCTACTTTATCTAATTGATTTTTTAAATTTTCTTCATTATTTGTAAAATGATATCCTAATCCTTTTAATATATTGGAAGATCCTGTGATAGAAGATGAACTAAAACTACCATGCTTTATTACTTTTACTCCTGCCCCTGCTACTATAAAACATGCTAAAGTAGAGATATTAAAAGTATTTTTCCCATCTCCACCTGTTCCTACTATATCAATAGCATTGAACTCTGTTAGATTTATTTTTATACATAATTCCATCATTGCTTGTTTAAAACCTCCTATTTCTTCTAAAGTCGGAGTTCTCATATTATATATAGTGGCTATTGCAATAGCTTTATCTTGATTAATTTTTTCTTTTGATAATTCTATTATAAGATTTTTAGCTTCCTGTTTTGTTAGAGTTTTTTCTAAAAAAAGATATTCTAATATTTTTTTCATACTTATTATTCCATTTTCAGCCAATTATTTATTATTTTTTCCCCATATGGAGTTAAAATGGATTCTGGATGGAATTGTACACCACGTACATCATAAGATTTATGTCGTAAAGCCATAATTTCTCCTTTATCTCCAATTGCTGTAATCTGAAGTACTTCAGGAAAATTATGTGGAGAAATGATCCAAGAGTGATAACGTCCAACTTTTATCTCTCTAGGTAATTTTTGAAAAATAATTTCTTTTGAATCTACGATTTTAATAAAACTAGCTATTCCATGATAAACTTCTTTTGTATTAAGAAGAGTAGCTCCAAATACTTCTCCTATAGCTTGTTGTCCTAAACAAACTCCCAAAATACTTTTAG of the Blattabacterium cuenoti genome contains:
- a CDS encoding anthranilate synthase component II, which encodes MNKILILDNYDSFTYNLVHAVKKLTKNPVQVSRNNEIKLSDIEKYKKIILSPGPGIPDEAHILKPLIKTFASTKSILGVCLGQQAIGEVFGATLLNTKEVYHGIASFIKIVDSKEIIFQKLPREIKVGRYHSWIISPHNFPEVLQITAIGDKGEIMALRHKSYDVRGVQFHPESILTPYGEKIINNWLKME